The proteins below are encoded in one region of Oncorhynchus kisutch isolate 150728-3 linkage group LG14, Okis_V2, whole genome shotgun sequence:
- the LOC109904134 gene encoding cell division cycle-associated protein 4-like, whose protein sequence is MFPKGTKRKFSDSREEPVAGGEDVNQSSLAAVRMLSSYSLQRQSLLDMSLIKLQLCHMLVEPNLCRSVLIANTVRQIQEEMTQDGTWQIMTQALSAANAAAQCSADRLVATEVLCRQTEAAQGEQVPKPFPVVGSEGCPAEEVLEEEEAAAAEVGMTMSTVSPQAPTSYLPGTFGMDPCWEEEETGEDDDDDEEEDSEECGSGSEGEERERDSLVEDTRTAEQVFGTFEIKNPAPSPDPALEELFSDVDASYYDLDTVLTGMQSVPKMGPYDLLESLSSHGPSPLSSSTSCRSDLNELDHIMEIIVGS, encoded by the coding sequence ATGTTCCCGAAGGGCACGAAGCGCAAGTTTTCCGACTCCAGGGAGGAACCTGTGGCAGGCGGTGAGGATGTGAATCAGTCGAGTTTGGCAGCTGTGAGGATGCTGTCGTCCTACAGCCTGCAGCGGCAGTCCCTGCTGGACATGTCCCTGATCAAACTGCAGCTGTGCCACATGCTGGTGGAGCCTAATCTGTGCCGTTCGGTGCTGATTGCCAACACGGTGAGGCAGATCCAGGAGGAGATGACCCAGGACGGCACCTGGCAGATCATGACCCAGGCCCTGAGTGCTGCCAACGCTGCTGCCCAGTGCTCTGCAGACCGCCTGGTGGCCACCGAGGTGCTGTGCCGGCAGACAGAGGCAGCCCAGGGGGAGCAGGTCCCCAAGCCCTTCCCAGTGGTGGGTTCAGAGGGCTGCCCTGCGGAGGAggtgttggaggaggaggaggcggcggCGGCAGAGGTGGGGATGACTATGTCCACTGTCTCCCCCCAAGCCCCAACCTCCTACCTGCCAGGCACCTTTGGCATGGACCCCTGctgggaagaggaggagacaggtgaagatgatgatgatgatgaggaggaggacagtGAGGAGTGTGGGTCTGGctcagagggggaggagagggagcgtGACAGCCTGGTGGAGGACACCAGGACAGCAGAGCAGGTCTTTGGCACGTTCGAGATCAAAAACCCTGCGCCCAGCCCCGACCCTGCTCTGGAGGAACTGTTTTCAGACGTGGATGCGTCTTACTACGACCTTGATACAGTGCTGACAGGAATGCAGAGTGTTCCTAAGATGGGGCCCTATGACCTCCTGGAGAGCCTGTCCTCCCATGGGCCCTCACCCCTCAGTTCCAGCACCAGCTGCCGATCAGACCTCAATGAACTGGACCACATCATGGAGATCATAGTGGGCTCCTGA